GTGCCCAAGGCTTCCAGTGCAAAGGCTTCATACCAAGGGATGAGAAGTTGGCGATAGCTTTGTGTCGCCAAACGTAACTCACCTGTTGTTTTGGGAATCGGCTGCACTTGTTCCAATTGAAAAGCACGCAGAGCCATTTTTAGATGGTAGGATTGACCAGTTAAGGAATGCCAAGCTTCCACGAAAGCTTTTGCCTCAGCAGTGGGAGCATTGACTCCTGACAATAATTCTTGAGTGTGGCGTATGTCTTGGGCGATCGCCTCTATACTCCCAAAATCCTCTATCTTTGACAACAGCAATTTTCGCCCAGGTGTTCTCATCGCCACAGCAATAACATCTCCGTCTACTTCAACAGTTGTCAAATAGGGCTTTTCGTCGAAGTGTTCGGGATTTTGAATCAAACTGTTGCAAAGTGCAAGCTGCACGTTATGCAATGCTTCGTGATTGAGCAAGTAGTCTTTCACTTGCTCGTAAAATTGACTTACATCTTCAAAACGATTAATTTTCATCAACATCAGTTGTGGTGGTGACAGAATTATGCTGTACTTACTGCGGCTGTGTTTTCACCAGTTGCACTGCTCATTTGTTGTCGCAAAACAGCAACTAGTGAAATCATGCTTTTATCGATTCCACCTGCTTCCATCCCTTGCATCCAAAGCATCATAGATGAGACAAATAGTTCTTTGAGGTAAGCGAAGGAGAAGCCATTTGTCATCTCGGCAATTTGAGAGATTGTGGCTTCAGACAAGCGCATTGTCGGTTTAAATCTGTCGTTCCACAAGTTGATATAGGCTAAGCGTTCTGACAAAGCTGGCAACTCAAAGTAATATTTACGGTCAAAACGACTAGGACGATTTAAAATTGCTGGATCTATACGATCTGGATGGTTAGTTGTGGCTAATATGACTATTCCAAGATTTGTGGCAAAACCATCAAGTTCATTCAAAAAGAACGAACGATTTTCTCCTTCTACTAAAGAATCAAGATCTTCTAAGACTAAAAGACAGGGTGCAGACTGTCGTGCTTGCCGAAAGACTTGACGAATATTGTGGTGAGGATTACTATACTCCGATTTGAAGCTTTTGACGTATAAGCAAGGCTGCTGCATTTTATTAATCAAAGCTTTGACTGCGTGAGTCTTGCCATTTCCTGGAGAGCCAATAAATAAAATTCCTCGCTTCCAAGGTAAACCGTAAGCTTCGTAAGTTTCTCGCAAAGCAAAAAAGTTTGTCAAGTCATCTTGAAGTTCTTGTTTAAGAGTGCTTGGCAAAATCAGATTATCAAAAGTCGCGTTCTGAATAGACTCAAACAACTCTTCATTTTTCGACCAATAGCCTTCTTCAAACACTAAAATTTCACTTCTGATTTCGGAGTTCCACTCACAAACTGCGGCAAAAAACTTTTGAGCGATATCTTTACTTTCAGCCAAAATCCAGTGATATCTGGTTTTACAATAACCCTCCTGAAAACTTATGAGTAGGATATCGAGTTTCTGTTCTTCCCATGTCACCTCAAAGCTGGCATTTTCAGTCGA
This portion of the Brasilonema sennae CENA114 genome encodes:
- a CDS encoding AAA family ATPase, producing MKIQQLILEALNLPTNAITYHVSQELAAFYPKKALLEASDSAFDVQSYAQANFCTIKYDTSIYNQIISGWDGMENKIYNSTENASFEVTWEEQKLDILLISFQEGYCKTRYHWILAESKDIAQKFFAAVCEWNSEIRSEILVFEEGYWSKNEELFESIQNATFDNLILPSTLKQELQDDLTNFFALRETYEAYGLPWKRGILFIGSPGNGKTHAVKALINKMQQPCLYVKSFKSEYSNPHHNIRQVFRQARQSAPCLLVLEDLDSLVEGENRSFFLNELDGFATNLGIVILATTNHPDRIDPAILNRPSRFDRKYYFELPALSERLAYINLWNDRFKPTMRLSEATISQIAEMTNGFSFAYLKELFVSSMMLWMQGMEAGGIDKSMISLVAVLRQQMSSATGENTAAVSTA
- a CDS encoding GNAT family N-acetyltransferase encodes the protein MKINRFEDVSQFYEQVKDYLLNHEALHNVQLALCNSLIQNPEHFDEKPYLTTVEVDGDVIAVAMRTPGRKLLLSKIEDFGSIEAIAQDIRHTQELLSGVNAPTAEAKAFVEAWHSLTGQSYHLKMALRAFQLEQVQPIPKTTGELRLATQSYRQLLIPWYEAFALEALGTVESEAERKVERLLDRGIAYIWEDEIPVSMACHVRVMPNGAAVGLVYTPPEHRRKGYASACVAALSQTLLNQGHRYCCLFTDLANPTSNHIYQAIGYQPVGDLSEYSFTENKAVNVTA